TGAAGCCAGTAGATATCTTTGATAAAAACCTTGAGATTCTCCAAAAATACAGAGGGATTTTCAAATATATCATTGTGGACGAATATCAGGACATCAACCCTGCCCAAAACAGGCTTTTGAGTCTTATTGCAGGAGACAGCGGCAATATCTGCGTTGTTGGAGATGCGGATCAGGCGATTTATGCATTTCGCGGCGCCAATATCGACAACTTTTTGAACTTTCCAAAAGACTATGCAGGCTCAAGGACTATCACTCTTGCGACAAATTACCGCTCAACAGATGCTATAGTCAATGCATCGAGCGCCCTGATAAAGAGCAACCAACGGAGAATAGACAGAGATCTCAATTCAGCACGAGAGAGAGGTCTCCCAATTACCGTTGTTTCGATTCCGGATGAGCGGGCAGAGGGTGAGTGGATTGTGGGAGAGATTCAGGCATTGATGGGCGGGACATGCATGAATACGGCAAAGGCAGATGTCCGCAAGTCCTATAGCTTCTCGGATTTTGCTGTGATTTACAGAACCAATGCACAGGCCAAGGCAATAGAAGATGCATTCCTTTTATCAGGCATCCCCTATCAGGTAATAGGCAGAAAAAATCTGCGGCAGAAAAAAGAGATAGAGGATACCATTTCTTATATGAAATCCATCCTTAATTCCCCTGAAGATACGGATGCACCAGAAGATGCTTCACCTGAAGAGCGTCTCTTGACACCGAATGATTTCTTTGACCCGAGGGCAGATGCCGTTACATTAATGACGATGCACATGGCAAAAGGTCTGGAGTTTAAGGTTGTATTTATAGCAGGAGTCGAGGAAGGCTTAATGCCTTATACGATTAATAAAGACGATGTTGACTTAGAAGAAGAGAGGCGGTTGTTCTATGTTGGAATGACGCGGGCAAAGGATGAGCTCTTCCTCGTCCATGCAAGGAATAGATTTTTATACGGGCAGAGGCTTGAGCAATCGCCGTCGCCATTCCTGAAAGAGATACCAGAGAGATTAATGAAAAACATAACTATTCCTGACAGGGCTAAAAAAGCCAAAAAGGAAAAACAAGCTGGATTGTTCTGATTCTCCCTTTCATTCACAAATCACATACGGCTTTATCTTCTCAAGCCTCTTGCCCTTAATGCCTAAATACTCAAGGCGGGTGATCCTTCTTTCACGTCGCAGTTTCAAAACCCTTGAGACCGTATCAGGCCCTAATCCCGGCACCTTCAGCAATGCTTCTCTGTCCGAGGTGTTAATCCTCACAGGATAATATTCCGGATGATTATCTGCCCAGATTTGCTTCGGGTCTTTGTCGAGCCTCAAATTGCCGCTTCCGTCCAGAATGATTTCACTGTTATTAAAGCCGTATCTGCGGACAAGGTAATCCACCTGATACAGCCGGTGTTCTCGCATAAACGACTGTTCCAGACTGGCGAGGACTCTGCGCTCTCCGGGGATGTCGGGATGTCCGAGCCCTTTTTGATAAGCGGAAAAATATACCCTCTGGAAATGCAGATTCCTGTATAATTTGAACATATAGTCGATGATTTCTGAATCGGTCTCGTCAGATGCCCCAACAATGAACTGTGTAGTGCATTTTCTCTTTGCGAATCTCCCGTTCTGTCCTGTGAGTTTTGACATAAGCTTCAGCGGGCGGATGATGTCATTCATGTAATCTTTTTTATTTGAAAGCATATCAAAGCGTTTTTTGCCGGGTGTCTCGATGTTGAGAGATACTGCGCTTGCCAGTGAGATAGAATCCTCAACAGCTGCGTCCGATGCTCCGGGGATGATTTTCAGATGAATGTAACCTTTGTAGTTATGCATGTATCTCAGAATCCGCGCAACTGCGTTAATCCTGTCCATAGTATTGTCCGGGTTACCAATCACTCCTGAGCTCAGGAAAAGCCCGAAAACCTTTTTCCTCCTCAGATATTCCATGAATACATTTGCTATCTCTTCAGGCTGGAGCGTGCATCTTCTGACATCGGTTTCAGAACGGAGAGGGCAGTATTTGCAGTCATTGGCACAGGCATTGGACAGAAGGGTCTTGAGGAGAATCGAATATCCACCATTTGGCAGCGTCACAGGATAAAGCCACTTCCCTTCAAGCCCCCTCCTCCTGCGGTCATCCTTGTTCGTGCCGCATGCACAGGCAAGGTCGTACTGCGAATCTTCCGAGAGTATTCTGAGTTTTTCTATGGTGTCCATAGAGATTGCCTGAAAGAATTATATCATAGAAATACCTTTCGTAACCTTTTATTCGCAAGGTTCTGCAGGGAAATAAAAACCTAATCAAGTCGGCTTTTTACCGGTCTGATAAGCACGGAGGATGCTTGCAGCCGTTTCCTCGATGGCCCTGTTAGAGATATCCAGGACCCGCCAGCGTGGATTCTGCTTGAAAAAGTCCTTACACCACTCTATCTCGTCGGCTACTGTGACAGGGTCAGCATATTTCGCATAGGGCGCAAGACCTAATTGCTTCAATCTCGCCTCTCTGAGCTTCACAAGACTCTCAACATTAATTATCAGGCCAAAGATCCTGCGCTGCTCTACCCGAAATAGCTCTTCAGGAGGGTCCATGCTGGAGTGAAGGGGGACATTAGCAACTTTCCATCCCTGATGGGCAAGATAGGTAGATAGGGGTGTCTTGCCTGTCCTGGAAAGACCTGCGAGGATCAGGTCAGCAAGTTTTAGACCTTCCGGCATTTTCCCATCATCATGTTTGACCGCAAAGTTAATCGCCTCTATCCTTCGGTAGTAGTCTTCGTCCAGAATGTACTGCCTCCCGGGAATCCCTATAGGCCTTTCCTTCAAAAAGATGGAGAGCTGCACAATGAAATCGCCAATCACATCAATGGCCTTTATCCCCTGGCGCCCAGCCTCTTTTATTAAGAAATTTCTCAGGGCTGGCTGGATTATGGTGAAGGCTATAATGGCCTCATCCTCTGCTGCCTCTCTGATAATATCTCCAATCTGGTGTTTATCTTTGACCATAAAAAACGTCTTCACCTCAACATTTTTACGGCTAAACTGCGCCAGGGATGCCCTGGCAATCTTGCCTACCGTTTCTCCCGTACCTTCCCCGACGAGATAAATAACCCTTTTCCTGGAAAGACGTTTCTTTTGCTCAGCCACTTTCATTATTCTACCGATCTCCAGAAATATACCTCCTCCATAGGTATCTTCGCTATCCTTACCCTGGGCACTATCCCAAGCGCTTTTTCCATCTGTATCTTATGCTCCACCATTGCCACCATCCTCCTTGATGCCACGACCGTATCAGGGTTTACTGAAATGGATGTGCAGCCACAACGGACCATGAACTCCAGATAATCTGGATAAACGCTCGGGGCCTGCCCGCAGATGGATGTAGTTACCCCGTGCTTCTTGCAGACCGCGATAGTGTAAGCGATCGCCCTGAGGACCGCCAGATTCCTCTCGTCATAGATCTCCTGCACCGAGACATCGTTCCGGTCCACGCCCAGTACAAGCATGGTCAAATCATTAGTCCCAAAGCTCACACCATCTATGCCTTCCCTGCAGAACTCCTCAATCATAAAGCAGGCGCTCGGAACCTCAACCATAATCCAGAGTTGAAAATCACGATCAGTACGGTTGTCCAGTCCTTCCTCACGCATGATCTGGACGGTCTTACGGAAGACCTCCAGTGTCCTGACAAACGGGATCATCACCCAGACATTGGTGAAACCCATAGTCCCTCTGACGTGCTTGATTGACCTTAGTTCAAGCCTGAAGAGGTCATCCTCTTTCGCATATCTGTATTCACCACGGTAGCCAATCATGGGGTTGGGTCCAACATGGTCCTTTTCATATTTTTCTCCACCCGGCAATGCGAGGAATTCATCGGGTTTAAAATCAAGGAATCTGTAAACCACAGGACGCGGAAAGAACGCCTCAGCCACCTCACTGATGCCGCGGGAAAAGGTATCAATCATCATCTGCTCTCCACCTTCCTCGATAAGCAATCTCGGGTGTTTCCCTATTTCGAGCATCATATGTTCTGCCCTGAGGAGGCCGACACCGTCTGCATTTGTCTCCTGGGCAACCTTTTTCGCAATCTCCGGGACGGAGAGATTCACATACACTCTGGTAGCCGTAATGGTCTGCACTGCTATA
This window of the Nitrospirota bacterium genome carries:
- a CDS encoding UvrD-helicase domain-containing protein: MIFEGLNDSQKQAVTTTESPVLVVAGPGTGKTLTIIRRIAYLIDQGINPENILAVTFTNRAARQMKERAESLFGTQARGLFIGTLHLLGIKILREIGMNGFVLLGRDEQVEALKPICKESGVKAREAVEKISRIKNLVCEIDDGIKDIYETYQGRLQKDSILDFDDLILKPVDIFDKNLEILQKYRGIFKYIIVDEYQDINPAQNRLLSLIAGDSGNICVVGDADQAIYAFRGANIDNFLNFPKDYAGSRTITLATNYRSTDAIVNASSALIKSNQRRIDRDLNSARERGLPITVVSIPDERAEGEWIVGEIQALMGGTCMNTAKADVRKSYSFSDFAVIYRTNAQAKAIEDAFLLSGIPYQVIGRKNLRQKKEIEDTISYMKSILNSPEDTDAPEDASPEERLLTPNDFFDPRADAVTLMTMHMAKGLEFKVVFIAGVEEGLMPYTINKDDVDLEEERRLFYVGMTRAKDELFLVHARNRFLYGQRLEQSPSPFLKEIPERLMKNITIPDRAKKAKKEKQAGLF
- a CDS encoding radical SAM protein produces the protein MDTIEKLRILSEDSQYDLACACGTNKDDRRRRGLEGKWLYPVTLPNGGYSILLKTLLSNACANDCKYCPLRSETDVRRCTLQPEEIANVFMEYLRRKKVFGLFLSSGVIGNPDNTMDRINAVARILRYMHNYKGYIHLKIIPGASDAAVEDSISLASAVSLNIETPGKKRFDMLSNKKDYMNDIIRPLKLMSKLTGQNGRFAKRKCTTQFIVGASDETDSEIIDYMFKLYRNLHFQRVYFSAYQKGLGHPDIPGERRVLASLEQSFMREHRLYQVDYLVRRYGFNNSEIILDGSGNLRLDKDPKQIWADNHPEYYPVRINTSDREALLKVPGLGPDTVSRVLKLRRERRITRLEYLGIKGKRLEKIKPYVICE
- a CDS encoding kinase/pyrophosphorylase, whose product is MKVAEQKKRLSRKRVIYLVGEGTGETVGKIARASLAQFSRKNVEVKTFFMVKDKHQIGDIIREAAEDEAIIAFTIIQPALRNFLIKEAGRQGIKAIDVIGDFIVQLSIFLKERPIGIPGRQYILDEDYYRRIEAINFAVKHDDGKMPEGLKLADLILAGLSRTGKTPLSTYLAHQGWKVANVPLHSSMDPPEELFRVEQRRIFGLIINVESLVKLREARLKQLGLAPYAKYADPVTVADEIEWCKDFFKQNPRWRVLDISNRAIEETAASILRAYQTGKKPT